In Halorussus limi, a genomic segment contains:
- a CDS encoding ATP-binding protein has product MSDAALDVVEFLLTASLYNDNRELDENDLPPRYRQVFWPDGTADDGPDRPGSDDSPLGIERPIRATIDTARRATGVENPWSAISGLMFSDRDEFSGSLELTQQEMAEEWFLDRGEERVLHNPVLAHAFADEVAEADYEAAREANRPVQADRAWIDGLLAQYFADEEEEEMLDLVDIRAPEEIETTLDDLVLTEDQESEIHKIVKAIEHREYLAQIGLREIGKLLFVGPPGTGKTSTARALAYDLDLPFVEVKLSMITSQYLGETAKNVEKVFEVAKRLSPCILFMDEFDFVAKTRASDEHAAIKRAVNTLLKSIDNISLIQDDVLLIGATNHPDQLDAAAWRRFDEIVNFPKPDQGMRSDILRLITRPMDIVDFDPDELAEETEGLTGSDLRMVLREAVLDALTEERTALTQEDFVDAIKDFEERDNLKDLDMIEGDHDALVAGGDISGSGGASADGGHSHDH; this is encoded by the coding sequence ATGAGCGACGCGGCACTGGACGTCGTCGAGTTTCTGCTCACCGCGAGCCTCTACAACGACAATCGAGAGTTAGACGAGAACGACCTTCCCCCGCGCTACCGACAGGTGTTCTGGCCCGACGGCACCGCCGACGACGGCCCGGACCGACCGGGGAGCGACGACTCGCCGCTGGGTATCGAGCGCCCGATTCGGGCGACCATCGACACCGCGCGGCGAGCCACCGGCGTCGAGAACCCGTGGAGCGCCATCTCGGGGCTGATGTTCAGCGACCGCGACGAGTTCTCCGGGTCGCTCGAACTCACCCAGCAGGAGATGGCCGAGGAGTGGTTCCTCGACCGCGGCGAGGAGCGGGTCCTCCACAACCCGGTGCTGGCCCACGCCTTCGCCGACGAGGTGGCCGAGGCCGACTACGAGGCGGCCCGGGAGGCCAACCGGCCCGTACAGGCCGACCGCGCGTGGATAGACGGCCTGCTCGCCCAGTACTTCGCCGACGAGGAGGAAGAGGAGATGCTCGACCTCGTGGACATCCGAGCGCCCGAGGAGATAGAGACCACGCTGGACGACCTCGTGTTGACCGAGGACCAGGAGTCCGAGATTCACAAGATAGTGAAGGCCATCGAACATCGGGAGTACCTCGCCCAAATCGGCCTGCGCGAAATCGGGAAACTCCTGTTCGTCGGACCGCCGGGGACCGGCAAGACCTCGACCGCTCGGGCGCTGGCCTACGACCTCGACCTCCCGTTCGTGGAGGTCAAACTCTCGATGATAACGAGCCAGTACCTCGGCGAGACCGCCAAGAACGTCGAGAAGGTGTTCGAGGTGGCGAAACGGCTCTCGCCGTGTATCCTGTTCATGGACGAGTTCGACTTCGTGGCCAAGACCCGCGCGAGCGACGAACACGCCGCCATCAAGCGCGCGGTCAACACCCTCCTGAAGTCCATCGACAACATCAGCCTGATTCAGGACGACGTGCTGCTCATCGGCGCGACCAACCACCCCGACCAACTCGACGCCGCGGCGTGGCGGCGCTTCGACGAAATCGTCAACTTCCCGAAACCCGACCAGGGGATGCGCTCGGACATCCTGCGACTCATCACCCGGCCGATGGACATCGTGGACTTCGACCCCGACGAGTTGGCCGAGGAGACCGAGGGCCTGACCGGCAGCGACCTCCGGATGGTCCTGCGCGAGGCGGTGCTGGACGCCCTGACAGAGGAGCGGACCGCGCTCACGCAGGAGGACTTCGTGGACGCGATAAAGGACTTCGAGGAGCGGGACAACCTCAAGGACCTCGACATGATAGAGGGCGACCACGACGCGCTGGTGGCCGGGGGCGACATCTCCGGGTCCGGCGGCGCGAGCGCCGACGGCGGCCACAGCCACGACCACTGA
- the yqeC gene encoding selenium cofactor biosynthesis protein YqeC: MTPPDLPAALDAETGLTCVVGAGGKKTTLYALADRLRERGPADPRSRPVVTATVRIPVFDASVAEVVVTEDPVAALREADAPDRFPLGLVPERERDDRYRGYDPETVTEIADAHDGPVLVKADGARTRWLKAPNEREPQIPATADTVLPIASARVVGESLAEERVHRPERVAAVAGREVGDEIRPADVAAVLAGEAGGLKGVPEGATAIPVVNMVDSPELEATAREIADGVLDRAPDVPRVVLTRMVADDPVVAVVE; this comes from the coding sequence ATGACCCCGCCTGACCTCCCGGCCGCTCTCGACGCCGAGACCGGCCTGACCTGCGTCGTCGGCGCGGGCGGCAAGAAGACGACGCTCTACGCGCTGGCGGACCGACTCCGCGAGCGAGGCCCGGCCGACCCCCGGAGTCGGCCGGTCGTGACCGCGACGGTCCGCATCCCCGTCTTCGACGCGTCGGTCGCCGAAGTCGTCGTCACCGAGGACCCCGTGGCCGCGCTCCGCGAGGCAGACGCTCCCGACCGCTTTCCCCTCGGACTCGTGCCGGAACGCGAGCGCGACGACCGCTACCGGGGCTACGACCCCGAGACGGTAACCGAGATTGCGGACGCCCACGACGGGCCGGTCCTCGTGAAGGCCGACGGCGCGCGGACGCGGTGGCTCAAGGCACCGAACGAGCGCGAACCTCAAATTCCCGCGACGGCGGACACCGTGCTTCCGATAGCCAGCGCCCGCGTCGTCGGCGAGTCGCTCGCGGAGGAACGCGTCCACCGGCCCGAGCGCGTGGCCGCCGTCGCGGGCCGCGAGGTCGGCGACGAGATTCGCCCCGCGGACGTGGCGGCCGTCCTCGCCGGCGAGGCGGGCGGCCTGAAGGGCGTCCCCGAGGGCGCGACCGCGATTCCGGTCGTGAACATGGTCGACTCGCCCGAGTTGGAGGCGACCGCGCGCGAAATCGCCGACGGAGTCCTCGACCGCGCTCCCGACGTTCCCCGCGTCGTCCTGACGCGCATGGTCGCCGACGACCCGGTGGTCGCCGTGGTGGAGTGA
- a CDS encoding molybdenum cofactor guanylyltransferase — protein MPAGVVLAGGRSTRFGEGDKAVADLAGVPMIRRVADRLAPVVDVLVVNCRADQREAVADALSGYDRPVRFATDPDPDEGPMAGIRTGLREVEATDAAYGFVAACDMPFLDPDLVAHLFERARGTDAAVPRPTEWFETTHAVYRATAMADACDAALAAGERRIVEPLFELDYVVVEGEELAQFDAASFANVNTREEFEDAERRLRE, from the coding sequence ATGCCCGCCGGAGTCGTCCTCGCGGGCGGTCGCTCGACCCGGTTCGGCGAGGGCGACAAGGCGGTCGCCGACCTCGCCGGCGTGCCGATGATTCGCCGAGTCGCCGACCGACTCGCGCCCGTCGTGGACGTGCTGGTGGTCAACTGCCGGGCCGACCAGCGCGAGGCCGTCGCCGACGCGCTCTCGGGGTACGACCGACCCGTGCGGTTCGCAACCGACCCCGACCCCGACGAGGGACCGATGGCCGGGATTCGGACCGGACTCCGCGAAGTCGAGGCGACCGACGCGGCGTACGGGTTCGTCGCGGCCTGCGACATGCCGTTTCTGGACCCGGACCTCGTGGCGCACCTGTTCGAGCGCGCCCGGGGGACGGACGCCGCGGTGCCGCGGCCGACCGAGTGGTTCGAGACCACCCACGCGGTCTACCGGGCGACGGCGATGGCCGACGCCTGCGACGCCGCGCTGGCGGCCGGGGAGCGCCGAATCGTCGAACCGCTGTTCGAGTTGGACTACGTGGTCGTGGAGGGCGAGGAGTTGGCGCAGTTCGACGCGGCGAGTTTCGCGAACGTCAACACCCGCGAGGAGTTCGAGGACGCCGAGAGGCGTCTGCGGGAGTGA
- a CDS encoding ABC transporter substrate-binding protein, producing the protein MTKRADGTDSQTGDRPVNRRDFLKAAGAGTAATSLPGYVGFQGKPTLEIWLSYYTEGETKRAYTDKIVNQFESQTGIGINITGVPYTDIVTKFRSARAAGNVPHLVEVMTRPGILAGDAGLIVNDLWQSSELADKTAEKIMKGHKVWGAQSTGKKGNLVTFPLGFRPYFSAWRKDWLDQANIDPSEVNYKAGSLHWQNDIKPIYERLNQTQLGQQQGFYPDTTGMKQSDEEYLSLYIPQHGGSLSGVVNVKGTEATIDSQAARNAIKMQFEFIDEGLFHENSINHGDEESTTLHWSGKTAVNHLQDSTDLWGDYLEEQPKAMKNGDYTWGLPMNAGTKAALAWLPSLGFIADGFSNQQEKDAAVRFLEWWIGDDQRAVQNSKKLGFVPVTPQTIQEEDFFGQTQAHTEFWRGACLGTLKEFQPAVIPAVPGASAVTYDIPRKMHQRISQMLRRGTGLDEAVNEATTQAAKEINQVLEENR; encoded by the coding sequence ATGACAAAACGGGCGGACGGCACCGACAGCCAGACCGGCGATAGACCAGTCAATCGGAGGGACTTCCTGAAAGCCGCCGGGGCGGGTACTGCGGCCACCAGTTTACCCGGGTACGTCGGGTTCCAGGGGAAACCGACGCTCGAAATCTGGCTGTCGTACTACACCGAGGGCGAGACGAAACGGGCGTACACCGACAAGATAGTCAACCAGTTCGAGAGCCAGACCGGCATCGGAATCAACATCACGGGGGTTCCGTACACGGACATCGTCACCAAGTTCCGGTCGGCGCGGGCCGCCGGCAACGTTCCGCACCTCGTCGAGGTAATGACCCGGCCCGGCATCCTCGCTGGCGATGCGGGGCTAATCGTCAACGACCTCTGGCAGAGTTCCGAACTCGCCGACAAGACCGCCGAGAAGATCATGAAGGGTCACAAGGTGTGGGGCGCCCAGTCGACGGGAAAGAAAGGTAACTTGGTGACCTTCCCGCTCGGGTTCAGGCCGTACTTCAGCGCCTGGCGGAAGGACTGGCTCGACCAGGCGAACATCGATCCGAGCGAGGTCAACTACAAGGCCGGAAGCCTCCACTGGCAGAACGACATCAAACCGATTTACGAGCGCCTCAACCAGACGCAGTTGGGTCAGCAGCAGGGGTTCTACCCGGACACGACCGGAATGAAACAGAGCGACGAGGAGTACCTCTCGCTGTACATCCCCCAGCACGGCGGGTCGCTCTCCGGCGTCGTCAACGTGAAAGGCACCGAGGCCACCATCGACAGTCAGGCGGCCCGGAACGCAATCAAGATGCAGTTCGAGTTCATCGACGAGGGGCTGTTCCACGAGAACTCCATCAACCACGGCGACGAGGAGTCCACGACGCTCCACTGGTCGGGGAAGACCGCGGTCAACCACTTGCAGGACTCGACCGACCTGTGGGGTGACTACCTCGAAGAACAACCCAAAGCCATGAAGAACGGCGATTACACGTGGGGGCTGCCGATGAACGCCGGCACCAAGGCGGCACTGGCGTGGCTGCCGTCGCTCGGATTCATCGCCGACGGATTCAGCAACCAACAGGAGAAAGACGCCGCGGTCAGGTTCCTCGAGTGGTGGATAGGTGACGACCAGCGTGCGGTCCAGAACTCGAAGAAGTTGGGGTTCGTTCCGGTCACGCCCCAGACGATTCAAGAGGAGGACTTCTTCGGGCAGACCCAGGCCCACACGGAGTTCTGGCGCGGTGCGTGTCTCGGGACGCTCAAGGAGTTCCAGCCCGCGGTGATTCCGGCGGTGCCGGGCGCGAGCGCGGTGACCTACGACATCCCGCGCAAGATGCACCAGCGCATCTCGCAGATGCTGCGGCGCGGCACGGGACTGGACGAGGCCGTCAACGAAGCGACGACGCAGGCCGCGAAGGAGATCAACCAAGTCCTCGAGGAGAACCGGTAG
- a CDS encoding arylsulfotransferase family protein encodes MQTTSRRTLAAALAVLCSLSMVAPVVAGPSATGPSAGVPAAASAQNATDEAPNPCVGTMASPANGTTVISVQGFQFGKNGGKRPAKLVGVGPSGEIRWVHQSAEKYGVVWGYDVDPMDNGNLFVTATLQNHTTLVYEFDPETQEQVWSKTFDLGDTHDADLINNGSEILLANMRNYNATAGRNDDRIFVYNRTTEQIEWEWRFDDHYDRRNLEENYTDDWTHVNDVDKIGDGLYLASPRNFDQAIVVNRSTNEIVMKLGEDGKKGILAEQHNPDYLESENGTPALLVGDSENDRIVEYANPDGDLTNGSGWTRTWTLKGDLNWPRDADRLPSGNTLVTDSSNHRVLEVTPNGTVVWEFYAPWLVYDAARIPAGEHGGPTMTDLNATGTYQLRGDTDRNRTELRQCHRVLRNVSGLADGRTPSNASDAGETTEGAMDDESSESDGSDAPGSGEETTSGDGESANNGSDATTGEGDATSDTASTGVPGFGPLAALAGLFTAFVALGVGTRRSR; translated from the coding sequence ATGCAAACGACCTCTCGGCGGACACTCGCCGCCGCGTTAGCCGTGCTGTGTAGCCTCTCGATGGTAGCGCCCGTCGTGGCAGGCCCGAGCGCCACCGGTCCGAGCGCCGGCGTTCCGGCGGCCGCGAGCGCCCAGAACGCGACGGACGAGGCTCCGAACCCCTGCGTGGGGACGATGGCCTCGCCCGCGAACGGAACGACCGTCATCAGCGTGCAGGGCTTCCAGTTCGGGAAGAACGGCGGCAAGCGCCCGGCGAAACTCGTCGGGGTCGGGCCGAGCGGCGAGATACGGTGGGTCCACCAGAGCGCCGAGAAGTACGGCGTCGTCTGGGGCTACGACGTGGACCCGATGGACAACGGGAACCTCTTCGTCACCGCCACCCTGCAGAACCACACGACGCTCGTCTACGAGTTCGACCCCGAGACCCAAGAGCAGGTCTGGTCGAAAACTTTCGACCTCGGCGACACCCACGACGCCGACCTCATCAACAACGGCAGCGAGATTCTGCTGGCGAACATGCGCAACTACAACGCTACCGCCGGGCGCAACGACGACCGCATCTTCGTCTACAACCGCACGACCGAGCAGATAGAGTGGGAGTGGCGCTTCGACGACCACTACGACCGCCGGAATCTGGAGGAGAACTACACCGACGACTGGACCCACGTCAACGACGTTGACAAGATCGGCGACGGTCTCTACCTCGCGTCGCCGCGGAACTTCGACCAAGCCATCGTCGTGAACCGCTCGACGAACGAAATCGTCATGAAACTCGGCGAGGACGGGAAGAAAGGCATTCTCGCCGAGCAGCACAACCCCGACTACCTCGAAAGCGAGAACGGAACGCCCGCGCTCCTCGTCGGCGACAGCGAGAACGACCGCATCGTGGAGTACGCGAATCCGGACGGCGACCTGACGAACGGGAGCGGATGGACCCGGACGTGGACGCTGAAGGGCGACCTGAACTGGCCCCGCGACGCCGACCGACTCCCGAGCGGCAACACCCTCGTCACCGACTCCAGCAACCACCGCGTGCTGGAAGTGACGCCGAACGGAACGGTCGTCTGGGAGTTCTACGCCCCGTGGCTGGTCTACGACGCGGCCCGCATCCCGGCGGGCGAACACGGCGGCCCGACCATGACCGACCTGAACGCGACCGGCACCTACCAACTCCGCGGCGACACCGACCGGAACCGGACCGAGTTGCGGCAGTGCCACCGGGTTCTCCGGAACGTCAGCGGTCTCGCCGACGGTCGGACGCCGTCGAACGCGAGCGACGCCGGAGAGACGACGGAGGGCGCGATGGACGACGAGTCGAGCGAGAGCGACGGAAGCGACGCGCCGGGGAGCGGAGAGGAAACGACGAGCGGCGACGGCGAGTCCGCCAACAACGGAAGCGACGCGACGACCGGCGAGGGTGACGCGACGAGCGACACCGCTTCGACCGGAGTCCCCGGGTTCGGCCCGCTCGCGGCGCTCGCGGGCCTGTTCACCGCGTTCGTCGCGCTCGGCGTCGGGACTCGTCGGAGTCGGTAG
- a CDS encoding flippase activity-associated protein Agl23, translating to MASQTETSESSVSTADARETLTDYAARTQLVVAAIAVVALLARFVELGARVAHQDEARVAYWAYRFMETGVYEYRPIVHGPFLTIVDGYLFGLFGASDFTMRFVVALVGGLLPLAALLFRQRLRDSETVALALLLAFNPVLLYYSRFYRNDLLLAGFMLVAFGFFVRAYDHRRPAALYAGTAVFALAFTTKENALVYPVCWLGATALLWDHRLFVERAGERGLLSAVADRLRVTGRGLARWWPHLTLAVFELFAIVVFFYAPRNTDRIPGVDVPGLYEALANPVLLPAVIEHATLGSWNDFVGQWGGGNQESYLSALKSLWPVLESGAIVLLVLAVLGFVVDRYVGERPSDVVSFAAYWGFASVLGYPVIVDNPFPWEVIHMIVPLAIPAAVGLALVARLGVESVTDGDAVSATAAALVVLLVVAQVGATAVGTSYLDAQSEDNELVQYAQSSSEMKPVLRQIRDAAKGNEGVDVMYYGDDPDFDGDNFYAPDPSTHDTPPAGDGWFARLPFAWYMEMYGAQTDSVNQAELVQEELQDGQKPPVVIALGQTDSCSDDYDNAGDIDQYMDGYERHEVQRYLHDSGCVISTTVIYVNENATQG from the coding sequence ATGGCATCGCAAACTGAAACCTCCGAAAGCTCCGTCTCGACCGCGGACGCCCGCGAGACGCTGACGGACTACGCCGCTCGAACCCAACTCGTCGTGGCCGCGATAGCCGTCGTCGCCCTCCTCGCGCGCTTCGTGGAACTCGGGGCCCGGGTCGCCCATCAGGACGAGGCGCGGGTCGCCTACTGGGCCTACCGCTTCATGGAGACCGGGGTCTACGAGTACCGACCCATCGTCCACGGCCCGTTCCTGACCATCGTGGACGGCTACCTCTTCGGTCTGTTCGGGGCCTCGGACTTCACGATGCGCTTCGTCGTCGCCCTCGTCGGGGGTCTGCTCCCCCTCGCGGCGCTCCTGTTCCGCCAGCGACTGCGCGACTCCGAGACGGTCGCGCTGGCGCTCCTGCTGGCGTTCAACCCCGTCCTGCTCTACTACTCGCGGTTCTACCGCAACGACCTGCTGCTGGCGGGGTTCATGCTGGTCGCGTTCGGCTTCTTCGTCCGGGCGTACGACCACCGGCGGCCCGCCGCCCTCTACGCCGGAACCGCCGTGTTCGCGCTGGCGTTCACGACCAAGGAGAACGCGCTGGTGTACCCGGTCTGTTGGCTCGGAGCCACGGCCCTGCTCTGGGACCACCGCCTCTTCGTCGAGCGCGCCGGCGAGCGCGGCCTGCTCTCGGCCGTCGCGGACCGACTCCGCGTGACTGGGCGCGGCCTCGCGCGTTGGTGGCCCCACCTCACGCTCGCCGTCTTCGAGCTCTTCGCAATCGTCGTGTTCTTCTACGCGCCGCGCAACACCGACCGCATCCCCGGCGTTGACGTGCCGGGCCTCTACGAGGCGCTCGCCAATCCGGTCCTGCTCCCGGCGGTTATCGAACACGCGACCCTCGGGTCGTGGAACGACTTCGTCGGCCAGTGGGGCGGCGGCAATCAGGAGTCGTACCTCTCGGCGCTGAAGTCGCTCTGGCCCGTGCTGGAGTCGGGCGCTATCGTCCTGCTCGTGCTCGCGGTCCTCGGGTTCGTCGTGGACCGCTACGTCGGCGAGCGCCCGAGCGACGTGGTGTCGTTCGCGGCCTACTGGGGCTTCGCCAGCGTGCTGGGCTACCCCGTCATCGTGGACAACCCCTTCCCGTGGGAGGTCATCCACATGATAGTCCCGCTCGCGATTCCGGCCGCGGTGGGGCTGGCGCTCGTCGCCCGACTCGGCGTCGAGAGCGTGACCGACGGCGACGCGGTTTCCGCGACGGCGGCCGCGCTGGTCGTCCTGCTGGTCGTCGCGCAGGTCGGCGCGACGGCGGTCGGCACCTCGTACCTCGACGCCCAGAGCGAGGACAACGAACTCGTCCAGTACGCCCAGTCGTCGAGCGAGATGAAACCGGTCCTCCGCCAGATTCGCGACGCCGCGAAGGGCAACGAGGGGGTGGACGTGATGTACTACGGCGACGACCCCGACTTCGACGGCGACAACTTCTACGCGCCGGACCCTTCGACCCACGACACGCCGCCCGCGGGCGACGGCTGGTTCGCCCGCCTGCCGTTCGCGTGGTACATGGAGATGTACGGCGCACAGACCGACAGCGTGAACCAAGCCGAACTCGTCCAAGAGGAGTTGCAGGACGGCCAGAAGCCGCCCGTCGTCATCGCGCTCGGCCAGACCGACTCCTGTTCGGACGACTACGACAACGCCGGTGACATCGACCAGTACATGGACGGCTACGAGCGCCACGAGGTCCAGCGGTACCTCCACGACAGCGGTTGCGTCATCAGCACGACGGTCATCTACGTGAACGAGAACGCGACGCAGGGCTGA
- a CDS encoding MBL fold metallo-hydrolase: MQVTLLGTGDTTGTPTPDCDCDTCEEARSRGVERSRFSVHVRNERTGEALLIDASPDFRHQFLTHEVGLPDEAVISHIHFDHLDGLGNAYRLFDDLPVHAASEVDPLTGESVAGTVRSKYDYLDRVTVRDHAPLEPFETCGFEVTLVPVEHPPLLCYGVAVEDPETGAKLSLTGDTNYDVPEVSREVLADADLLLADGIVPAHLCEHHPLGGDHHDEEGVPRTFGTKHMTREGALALADELDAAETRLVHLAHYYPVEEAFEEPLAVDGEQYEL, from the coding sequence ATGCAGGTCACGCTGCTCGGAACCGGCGACACGACCGGCACGCCCACGCCGGACTGCGACTGCGACACCTGCGAGGAGGCCCGCAGTCGCGGCGTCGAGCGCTCGCGGTTCTCGGTCCACGTCCGCAACGAGCGCACCGGCGAGGCGCTCCTGATAGACGCCAGCCCCGACTTCCGCCACCAGTTTCTGACTCACGAAGTCGGCCTGCCCGACGAGGCAGTCATCTCCCACATTCACTTCGACCACCTCGACGGACTCGGCAACGCCTACCGCCTGTTCGACGACCTGCCGGTCCACGCCGCCAGCGAGGTAGACCCCCTGACCGGCGAGAGCGTCGCCGGGACCGTCCGCTCGAAGTACGACTACCTCGACCGGGTGACGGTCCGCGACCACGCGCCGCTCGAACCCTTCGAGACCTGCGGGTTCGAGGTGACGCTGGTCCCGGTCGAACACCCGCCGCTGCTCTGCTACGGCGTCGCCGTCGAGGACCCCGAGACCGGCGCGAAACTCTCGCTGACCGGCGACACAAACTACGACGTGCCCGAGGTCAGCCGCGAGGTTCTGGCCGACGCCGACCTCCTGCTCGCGGACGGTATCGTCCCCGCACACCTCTGTGAACACCACCCGCTCGGCGGCGACCACCACGACGAGGAGGGCGTCCCCCGCACGTTCGGCACCAAGCACATGACCCGGGAGGGCGCGCTGGCGCTGGCCGACGAACTCGACGCCGCGGAGACGCGACTGGTCCACCTCGCTCACTACTACCCCGTCGAGGAGGCCTTCGAGGAACCGCTGGCCGTGGACGGCGAGCAGTACGAGCTTTGA
- a CDS encoding thiolase family protein, protein MGDDTTPVIAKAVRTPQGKEDGVFADTRSEDLSVPLIDTILDETGLEGEHIDDLMWGCAQQREEQDNNVARVIALLSELGESVPATTINRWCASSMQAIISASDAIRAGQRRAIIAGGVENMSRVPMSQGYGNVHPGIADMYNVGELSMGMTAEKVAEEYGITREMQDEYALQSQQRAAEASESGRFDDEIVPIETDEGLVEEDEGIRPDTDLETLSELPTVFKADGTVTPGNASQISDGASATLVTSEAFAEEHDLEILAHVGDNNVAGVDPTVMGIGPVPATRGLLERTGQSIEEFDLVELNEAFASQTVYSRDELGVDPEKFNVNGGAIALGHPLGASGARLPVTLIHEMQKRDADKGLATLCVGFGQGAAITFERK, encoded by the coding sequence ATGGGAGACGACACCACCCCAGTCATCGCCAAGGCGGTCCGAACGCCGCAGGGTAAAGAGGACGGCGTCTTCGCCGACACCCGGAGCGAAGACCTCTCGGTGCCGCTCATCGACACCATCCTCGACGAGACGGGTCTCGAAGGCGAACACATCGACGACCTGATGTGGGGCTGTGCCCAGCAGCGCGAGGAACAGGACAACAACGTCGCGCGGGTCATCGCCCTCCTCTCGGAGTTGGGCGAGAGCGTGCCCGCCACGACCATCAACCGCTGGTGCGCCTCCTCGATGCAGGCCATCATCAGCGCGAGCGACGCCATCCGGGCGGGCCAGCGACGGGCCATCATCGCGGGCGGCGTCGAGAACATGAGTCGCGTGCCGATGAGTCAGGGCTACGGGAACGTCCACCCCGGAATCGCCGATATGTACAACGTCGGCGAACTCTCGATGGGGATGACCGCCGAGAAGGTCGCCGAGGAGTACGGCATCACCCGCGAGATGCAGGACGAGTACGCGCTCCAGAGCCAGCAGCGGGCGGCCGAGGCGTCCGAATCGGGGCGGTTCGACGACGAAATCGTCCCCATCGAGACCGACGAGGGCCTCGTGGAGGAAGACGAGGGCATCCGACCCGACACCGACTTGGAGACGCTCTCGGAACTCCCGACGGTGTTCAAGGCCGACGGGACGGTCACGCCCGGCAACGCCTCCCAGATTTCGGACGGCGCGTCCGCGACGCTCGTCACGAGCGAGGCGTTCGCCGAGGAACACGACCTCGAAATCTTGGCCCACGTCGGCGACAACAACGTCGCGGGCGTGGACCCCACCGTGATGGGCATCGGGCCGGTCCCGGCGACCCGCGGCCTGTTGGAGCGCACCGGCCAGTCCATCGAGGAGTTCGACCTCGTGGAACTCAACGAGGCGTTCGCCAGTCAGACGGTCTACTCCCGCGACGAACTCGGCGTCGACCCCGAGAAGTTCAACGTCAACGGCGGCGCAATCGCGCTCGGCCACCCGCTGGGGGCCTCGGGCGCTCGCCTGCCCGTGACGCTGATTCACGAGATGCAGAAGCGCGACGCCGACAAGGGTCTGGCGACGCTCTGCGTCGGATTCGGTCAGGGTGCGGCGATTACGTTCGAGCGGAAGTAG
- a CDS encoding universal stress protein, translating into MYDRILVPTDGSEQHPVVTQAMNVAELADATVHALYVVDERALDYQPSESGRQETRDARREEGEEATQHIADAGANRGVEVVTAIREGTPATTIVEYAADEDVDMVVMGTHGRSGVDRYVLGSVTEQVVRTSDVPVLTVNLARQRRAVRDDETAIERAKQVLADEGHDIADVPEDPYRESNTWIVRVETADGDTFNVHIDSASGEARLARIRSE; encoded by the coding sequence ATGTACGACCGGATTCTGGTCCCGACCGACGGCAGCGAGCAGCACCCGGTGGTCACGCAGGCCATGAACGTCGCCGAACTCGCGGACGCCACGGTCCACGCGCTCTACGTCGTGGACGAGCGAGCGCTGGATTACCAACCGTCCGAGTCCGGCAGGCAGGAGACCCGGGACGCGCGCCGCGAGGAGGGCGAGGAGGCGACTCAGCACATCGCCGACGCGGGCGCGAACCGCGGCGTCGAAGTCGTCACCGCCATCCGGGAGGGGACGCCCGCGACGACCATCGTGGAGTACGCCGCCGACGAGGACGTTGACATGGTCGTGATGGGGACTCACGGCCGGTCGGGCGTGGACCGTTACGTCCTCGGGAGCGTGACCGAGCAGGTCGTCCGGACCAGCGACGTGCCGGTGCTGACTGTCAACCTCGCGCGCCAGCGCCGGGCGGTCCGCGACGACGAGACCGCGATCGAACGCGCAAAGCAGGTCCTCGCGGACGAGGGCCACGACATCGCCGACGTGCCCGAGGACCCGTACCGCGAGAGCAACACCTGGATAGTCCGCGTCGAGACGGCCGACGGCGACACCTTCAACGTCCACATCGACTCGGCCTCCGGCGAGGCGCGGCTCGCCCGAATTCGGAGCGAGTGA
- a CDS encoding DUF6653 family protein: MFSVLRRRLADADFWERHENPASGWSRVPTGPLLLYAVYARNWRLLGATAAFVALNPVLFPEPGPEADASWMTRGVRGERLWVQGADAGRAGLLNAVNVPVFLWAVYAAVRRRPAQTAVFTALTMALKLAFVDRMAKLYDREAGRETPAAER; encoded by the coding sequence ATGTTCTCCGTCCTCCGCCGACGCCTCGCCGACGCCGACTTCTGGGAGCGCCACGAGAACCCCGCGAGCGGGTGGTCGCGCGTGCCGACCGGACCGCTACTGCTGTACGCCGTCTACGCTCGCAACTGGAGACTGCTCGGTGCGACGGCGGCGTTCGTCGCGCTCAACCCCGTCCTCTTTCCGGAACCCGGTCCGGAGGCCGACGCGAGTTGGATGACCCGCGGCGTCCGCGGCGAGCGGTTGTGGGTGCAGGGGGCCGACGCGGGCCGGGCGGGCCTCCTGAACGCCGTCAACGTGCCGGTGTTCCTCTGGGCGGTGTACGCGGCGGTCCGGCGGCGGCCCGCCCAGACCGCGGTGTTCACGGCGCTGACGATGGCGCTGAAACTCGCGTTCGTCGACCGGATGGCGAAACTGTACGACCGGGAGGCGGGCCGGGAGACGCCCGCGGCAGAACGATGA